In the genome of Ignavibacteriales bacterium, one region contains:
- a CDS encoding DUF302 domain-containing protein gives MNYGLSKKVSTGFESTIEKVTDELKKEGFGVLTTIDVKETLKKKLDVDFKKYTILGACNPPIAHKALQMEEELGLLLPCNVIVYEKDNETQVSVFDPMVMTNIIDNPEMKTVATEVRSRLERVLEAV, from the coding sequence ATGAATTATGGTTTATCAAAAAAAGTCAGTACCGGTTTTGAATCAACAATTGAAAAAGTAACCGACGAACTTAAGAAAGAAGGTTTTGGTGTTCTTACAACAATCGATGTTAAAGAAACGCTAAAGAAAAAACTTGATGTGGATTTTAAAAAATATACAATACTCGGTGCGTGCAATCCACCGATAGCACACAAAGCATTGCAGATGGAAGAAGAACTTGGTTTGCTTTTACCGTGTAATGTTATAGTTTATGAAAAGGATAATGAAACGCAGGTATCGGTTTTTGATCCTATGGTTATGACAAACATAATCGATAATCCTGAAATGAAAACAGTTGCCACAGAAGTACGCAGCAGGCTTGAAAGAGTATTAGAAGCAGTTTAA
- the trxA gene encoding thioredoxin: MAEHLTKETFQEKVFNYEKNTEWNYEGEIPAVVDFWAPWCGPCKMVGPVIDELSEEYKGKVNFYKVNTDEEQELGGVFGIRSIPSLLFIPVKGQPKMAVGALPKESMKEVIEKELLTPVA, encoded by the coding sequence ATGGCTGAACATTTAACAAAAGAAACTTTCCAGGAAAAAGTTTTTAACTACGAAAAAAATACTGAATGGAATTACGAAGGTGAAATTCCCGCGGTAGTTGATTTCTGGGCTCCATGGTGCGGTCCCTGCAAAATGGTAGGACCGGTAATCGATGAACTTTCTGAAGAGTATAAAGGCAAAGTAAATTTTTATAAAGTTAATACCGATGAAGAACAGGAACTCGGCGGAGTGTTTGGAATAAGAAGTATTCCCTCATTGTTATTCATTCCTGTAAAAGGTCAGCCGAAGATGGCGGTTGGTGCGCTTCCAAAAGAATCAATGAAAGAAGTAATTGAAAAAGAACTTCTAACGCCGGTTGCTTAG
- a CDS encoding DMT family transporter: MKSKLIKYWKPLSAVVFWGVSFIATKVALDELVPLSIIFLRLILGTIFLSVIAVRTKKSFAVNLKSHGGILLLALIAVFHLWIQVTGLQYTSAANTGWIIGITPVFMALLGLLFLKEYLTPIKISGIIISFFGLLLLMSKGDFTSIGFISNKGDFLVLGSAFTWSVYSLVNKKISVNYPPMMTILFLFLIMAIIISPFAISKNSVESVTQLSSTGWIAILFLGIFCSGIAYVFWAQSLKEMESAKVGAFLYFEPFVTVVASWVLLNEEITLLMIVAGIIITAGVILVNKK, encoded by the coding sequence TTGAAATCAAAATTAATTAAATATTGGAAACCTCTATCAGCGGTAGTATTCTGGGGCGTTTCATTCATCGCTACAAAGGTTGCACTTGATGAACTTGTACCTCTTTCAATTATTTTTCTTCGACTGATATTAGGAACAATTTTCTTGTCAGTGATTGCGGTAAGAACTAAAAAAAGTTTTGCTGTTAATCTTAAAAGTCACGGCGGAATTTTGCTGCTTGCGCTTATAGCCGTTTTTCATTTGTGGATACAGGTAACCGGATTACAATACACAAGTGCAGCAAACACAGGATGGATTATTGGTATCACTCCGGTTTTTATGGCTCTACTTGGGCTGTTGTTCCTTAAAGAATATTTGACGCCTATAAAGATTTCAGGAATTATCATTTCGTTCTTCGGTCTTTTATTACTTATGAGTAAAGGCGATTTCACTTCAATCGGTTTTATTTCCAACAAAGGAGATTTTCTTGTTCTCGGCAGTGCGTTTACGTGGAGTGTTTATTCACTTGTAAATAAAAAGATCTCCGTTAACTATCCGCCGATGATGACGATTTTATTTTTGTTCCTGATAATGGCGATCATTATTTCGCCGTTTGCAATTAGTAAAAACTCTGTTGAATCTGTTACACAACTTTCTTCAACAGGATGGATTGCAATATTATTCCTGGGAATATTTTGTTCGGGGATTGCTTATGTATTCTGGGCGCAATCGCTAAAGGAAATGGAATCAGCTAAAGTCGGGGCGTTCCTTTATTTCGAACCATTTGTTACTGTAGTTGCTTCGTGGGTTTTGTTGAATGAAGAGATAACTTTGCTGATGATAGTTGCAGGTATAATAATTACTGCGGGAGTAATTCTGGTTAATAAAAAATAA
- a CDS encoding DNA alkylation repair protein, translated as MSVTEFHKTIKKHSNPDHAIILQRFFKTGPGEYGEGDIFVGIKVPVQRQIAKMFYHLPLTDLKQLLSSKIHEERLTTLFILIHQYQKGDDALKKKIVDLYLANTKYINNWDLVDLSAPKILGDYLLERDRKILFDFVSSKDLWKKRISILSTYTFIRNGDFTLTFIFAEKLLKDKEDLIQKGVGWMLREIGNRDIDAEEDFLKEHYKVMPRTILRYAIEKFPEKKRKAYLHGRV; from the coding sequence ATGAGCGTTACTGAATTTCATAAAACAATAAAGAAGCATTCAAATCCTGACCATGCAATAATTCTTCAGAGGTTCTTCAAAACAGGTCCTGGTGAATATGGTGAGGGAGATATTTTTGTCGGGATAAAAGTCCCTGTTCAAAGACAGATTGCAAAAATGTTTTATCATTTACCGCTTACGGATTTAAAACAATTATTAAGCTCAAAAATCCATGAAGAACGATTGACGACTCTTTTTATACTTATACATCAATACCAGAAAGGTGATGATGCTTTGAAGAAAAAGATTGTTGACCTCTATCTTGCAAACACAAAATACATTAACAACTGGGATCTTGTTGATCTTTCGGCTCCTAAAATACTTGGCGATTATTTATTGGAACGTGACAGGAAAATTCTTTTTGACTTTGTTTCATCAAAGGATTTATGGAAGAAGAGGATAAGTATTCTATCGACATACACTTTTATAAGGAATGGTGATTTTACGCTGACATTTATTTTTGCAGAAAAATTATTGAAGGATAAAGAAGACCTGATACAAAAAGGTGTCGGCTGGATGCTTCGTGAAATCGGCAATCGTGACATTGATGCTGAAGAGGATTTTCTAAAAGAACATTACAAAGTGATGCCCAGAACAATACTTCGGTATGCAATTGAAAAGTTCCCGGAGAAGAAAAGGAAAGCATATTTGCACGGACGAGTTTAG
- a CDS encoding alpha/beta fold hydrolase — protein MKKLFLFLYIFSLSTLLLAGDVSKIKGTWQGTLKISTVELRIVFNINVEADTLSSATLDSPDQGAYGIKVDRVIVSDDKVRFDVKAIGGFYEGTFNIENMQIDGMWNQGGQAIPLLLKYSEEKVELKRPQEPKPPYPYNEEEVTYANVDADITLAGTLTTPKTGGPFPAVILITGSGPQNRNEELLGHKPFLVIADYLTKNGIAVLRFDDRGVGESTGDHSKANSEDFSTDVLAGIEFLKTRDDIDKNKIGLVGHSEGGLIAPIVATKSNDVAFIVLLAGPGIPGDQILILQSELISKAEGTSEEEIKKNLDLSKKMYEIIKTTPDDSTAKEKLLSAFELFYNNLTEEEKTELGDVEMLKTQQLKILLSPWFRYFLSFDPALALKKVTCPVLALNGENDLQVPPKENLTAIEKFLTEAGNKNFVTKELKGLNHLFQSSETGAVSEYSKIEETFSPVALEEMLTWIKSVTN, from the coding sequence ATGAAAAAATTATTTTTATTCCTTTATATCTTTTCCTTGTCAACTCTGTTATTGGCTGGAGATGTTTCTAAAATAAAAGGAACCTGGCAGGGAACTCTAAAAATTTCAACGGTAGAATTAAGAATTGTGTTCAATATAAATGTTGAAGCAGATACATTATCATCAGCTACTTTAGACAGCCCTGACCAGGGAGCTTACGGGATTAAAGTTGACCGGGTTATTGTTAGTGATGATAAAGTTAGATTTGATGTCAAAGCAATCGGTGGTTTTTATGAAGGCACATTCAACATTGAGAATATGCAGATTGATGGAATGTGGAATCAGGGTGGTCAAGCAATTCCTTTGCTGCTAAAATACTCAGAAGAAAAAGTTGAATTGAAAAGACCACAGGAACCTAAACCTCCGTATCCATACAACGAAGAAGAAGTTACGTATGCTAATGTTGATGCGGATATAACACTTGCTGGAACTTTGACAACTCCAAAAACAGGTGGACCATTTCCAGCAGTCATTTTGATTACCGGTTCGGGACCACAAAACAGGAATGAAGAATTACTTGGTCACAAACCCTTTCTTGTCATCGCAGATTATCTAACCAAAAACGGAATAGCTGTACTTCGATTTGATGACCGTGGTGTGGGCGAATCAACGGGCGATCATTCAAAAGCTAATTCAGAAGATTTTAGTACTGATGTACTTGCCGGAATTGAATTCCTAAAAACACGAGATGATATCGATAAAAATAAAATTGGATTGGTAGGACACAGTGAAGGCGGTTTGATAGCACCCATCGTCGCAACAAAATCAAATGATGTTGCCTTTATTGTTTTACTTGCAGGTCCTGGAATTCCGGGTGATCAAATACTTATTCTGCAATCAGAATTAATTTCTAAAGCCGAAGGAACTAGTGAAGAAGAAATAAAAAAGAATTTGGACTTGTCGAAGAAGATGTACGAAATAATAAAAACAACACCTGATGACAGTACTGCAAAAGAAAAACTACTTTCCGCTTTTGAACTTTTTTACAATAACCTTACGGAAGAAGAAAAAACTGAATTGGGTGATGTTGAAATGTTAAAAACACAGCAGTTAAAAATTTTGTTGAGTCCATGGTTCAGATATTTTCTTTCATTTGATCCGGCACTTGCTCTGAAAAAAGTAACATGCCCGGTGCTTGCGCTAAATGGCGAGAATGATCTGCAGGTTCCTCCGAAAGAAAATTTAACAGCGATTGAAAAATTTCTGACGGAAGCTGGAAATAAAAACTTTGTGACTAAAGAATTAAAAGGGTTAAACCATTTGTTCCAGAGCTCAGAAACAGGTGCTGTTTCGGAATACTCAAAGATTGAGGAAACTTTTTCACCCGTTGCACTTGAAGAAATGTTAACCTGGATTAAGTCTGTTACCAATTAA
- a CDS encoding DinB family protein yields MNNQLEKKFHRLEELRSDIISLFTNSPKGLMNVKPFENKWSPLQILYHIIRAEQATIIALKRSIKDYQLKEEMGFFSPLRTIQLKFLFGLPKKIKAPKGIDNIPDSSDYDELIKKWESLRKDMKEFFQSIPPDAITKNLFSTWYSNKMNIHHITEFLILHSERHYRQIKKLIRSS; encoded by the coding sequence ATGAATAATCAGTTAGAAAAAAAATTCCATCGGCTTGAAGAGCTGCGAAGCGACATAATTTCATTGTTCACTAATTCACCGAAGGGATTAATGAACGTAAAACCGTTCGAAAATAAATGGTCACCGTTACAAATTTTGTATCATATCATAAGAGCCGAACAGGCAACAATAATCGCATTAAAACGGTCAATTAAAGATTATCAATTAAAAGAGGAGATGGGGTTTTTTTCACCGTTAAGAACCATACAGCTTAAATTTCTGTTCGGCTTGCCTAAAAAAATCAAAGCGCCAAAGGGGATTGATAACATTCCGGATTCTTCTGACTATGATGAACTAATTAAAAAATGGGAAAGTTTAAGAAAGGATATGAAGGAATTCTTCCAATCAATACCACCCGATGCTATTACTAAAAATCTTTTCAGTACGTGGTATTCGAACAAAATGAATATTCACCATATCACTGAGTTTTTAATATTACATTCTGAAAGACATTACCGCCAGATCAAAAAACTAATCCGCTCATCATAA
- the rsgA gene encoding ribosome small subunit-dependent GTPase A → MKNLIALGWSDFFEKDFTSHKESGFSKARVITENKERYIIHNGTEELQAEVSGKLIYSSDSPSDFPKVGDWVTTIEYEEEKKAIIHSVLNRRSKFSRSVPGSKSMEQIIAANLDFIFIVQALDSNFNINRLQRYIVMAESGNVTPMVILNKSDLVENEDEFISLIHKHHPDVDVTAISASTGKGLQNLLSKLVKSKTYALVGSSGVGKSTIINNILGSNVQSVSEIRIKDNRGKHTTTRRELFIIPTGAILIDTPGMREFGLTEAQDGLQSTFSEIEKLSVNCRYSDCTHTVEKGCAVLDAVERGIISEKYFQNYLKLLKENEYHETKGNKDLMLERKRKEKQLHRLIKNYKHFKGGE, encoded by the coding sequence TTGAAAAACCTTATCGCATTAGGCTGGTCTGATTTTTTTGAAAAAGATTTTACATCTCATAAAGAATCAGGATTTAGTAAAGCAAGAGTAATAACCGAAAACAAAGAACGATACATAATCCATAACGGGACAGAAGAACTGCAGGCGGAAGTTAGCGGCAAACTTATTTATTCGTCCGATTCGCCATCCGATTTTCCGAAAGTTGGTGATTGGGTGACGACTATAGAATACGAAGAAGAAAAAAAGGCGATCATACATTCAGTGTTAAATCGACGATCAAAATTTTCACGGAGTGTCCCGGGAAGTAAATCGATGGAACAGATCATAGCTGCAAATTTAGATTTCATTTTTATCGTTCAGGCACTTGACAGCAACTTTAATATTAACAGGCTGCAGCGCTACATTGTAATGGCTGAAAGCGGAAACGTAACTCCGATGGTAATACTAAATAAATCCGACTTAGTTGAAAACGAAGATGAATTTATTTCTTTAATTCACAAACATCATCCCGACGTTGATGTAACTGCAATTAGCGCATCAACAGGGAAAGGGCTGCAAAATCTTCTCTCAAAATTAGTTAAAAGTAAAACTTATGCTCTCGTTGGTTCTTCAGGTGTTGGCAAATCCACAATTATAAATAATATACTCGGCAGCAATGTTCAGAGTGTTTCTGAGATCCGGATAAAGGACAATCGCGGTAAACATACAACAACAAGACGCGAACTGTTCATAATACCAACGGGAGCTATCCTGATTGATACACCCGGTATGCGTGAATTTGGATTAACGGAAGCACAGGATGGTCTGCAAAGTACATTCAGCGAGATAGAAAAACTTTCTGTTAACTGCAGGTATTCTGACTGTACACATACCGTTGAGAAAGGCTGCGCAGTACTTGACGCGGTTGAAAGAGGCATAATATCCGAAAAATATTTTCAGAATTACTTAAAACTTTTAAAGGAAAACGAATACCACGAAACAAAAGGAAATAAAGACCTTATGCTTGAAAGAAAGAGAAAAGAAAAACAATTGCACAGGCTTATAAAAAATTATAAACACTTTAAAGGGGGAGAATAA
- a CDS encoding MBL fold metallo-hydrolase yields the protein MIFLPLGGAGEIGANSYYLNLSGTGIILDCGMHPRKTGSDSLPDLSLIENRVVDYVLITHAHQDHIGSLPFLIKKFPYLKIISTPQTRAIAELTLHNSVEIVKDENDEQLKSLFNHDEIDLLIQSIEWKEYGQNFLLKGYKHKGGEINATFYDAGHIPGSASILIKHNNIKIFFTGDINTEPQIIIKEAELPETKIDILITETTYGSTDSTLVPTLKTESQKFAKAINRIANDGGSILIPVFSLGKMQEMSALCHQLIISGTIPDIDIYTGGIGNKISKVYDYNRFTTRRNDTELILNNIPQKNLFEVDDPMTFFKQPCIVLASSGMMMPGTASYRLARHWVKQKKSAIVVVGYMDSLTPGYVITNSRQGDVINLFGNDEIIKCEILKFRFPSHARREGLLKIADRLKPEKIILVHGEEDSIKWVGAELLKKDKGRKVYSAEAGKEINLSE from the coding sequence ATGATATTTCTTCCTTTAGGCGGTGCCGGCGAGATTGGCGCAAACTCGTATTATCTGAATCTTTCGGGAACAGGAATTATTCTCGACTGCGGAATGCATCCGAGAAAAACAGGAAGTGATTCACTTCCCGATTTATCTTTGATTGAGAACAGAGTTGTTGATTATGTATTAATCACACATGCTCACCAGGATCACATTGGTTCGCTTCCGTTCTTAATAAAAAAATTTCCCTACCTTAAAATTATTTCTACTCCGCAGACAAGGGCGATTGCAGAACTTACACTTCATAACTCGGTTGAAATTGTTAAAGATGAAAATGACGAACAGCTAAAATCTTTATTCAATCACGATGAAATTGATCTGCTCATTCAAAGCATTGAATGGAAGGAATATGGACAGAATTTTTTATTAAAAGGTTATAAACATAAAGGCGGAGAAATCAATGCTACCTTTTATGATGCCGGACATATTCCCGGTTCTGCTTCAATTCTGATTAAGCACAACAATATTAAAATATTTTTTACCGGCGATATAAATACTGAGCCGCAGATCATAATCAAAGAAGCAGAACTTCCTGAAACTAAAATTGATATCCTGATTACCGAGACAACTTATGGAAGCACTGATTCAACACTTGTTCCAACGCTTAAAACTGAATCACAAAAATTTGCCAAAGCAATAAACAGAATTGCAAACGATGGTGGTTCAATTCTCATCCCGGTTTTTTCACTTGGTAAAATGCAGGAGATGTCGGCATTATGTCATCAATTAATTATTTCGGGAACAATACCGGATATAGATATTTATACCGGCGGCATCGGAAATAAAATAAGTAAGGTTTATGACTATAACAGATTTACAACCCGTAGAAATGATACCGAACTTATATTAAATAATATTCCGCAGAAAAATTTATTTGAAGTCGATGATCCTATGACATTTTTTAAACAGCCGTGTATTGTTCTTGCATCAAGCGGAATGATGATGCCTGGCACAGCTTCATACAGACTTGCACGACATTGGGTCAAACAAAAAAAATCAGCAATTGTAGTTGTTGGTTATATGGATTCACTTACTCCGGGTTATGTAATTACTAATTCCCGGCAAGGTGATGTAATCAATCTGTTTGGTAATGATGAGATAATAAAATGTGAAATATTAAAATTCAGATTTCCATCGCACGCCAGGAGAGAAGGATTACTAAAAATTGCAGATAGACTTAAACCCGAAAAAATTATCCTTGTTCACGGAGAAGAAGATTCAATTAAATGGGTAGGAGCGGAACTTCTTAAAAAAGATAAAGGCAGAAAAGTTTATTCAGCGGAAGCCGGTAAAGAAATTAATCTTTCTGAGTAA
- a CDS encoding DNA methyltransferase, with protein MSENDILKTLLELTEKDKLSEIRNTLDQLNKKIIGSDSIQLGGGFNINSAYLQKEIEQIIKTQTIERSKYYLQRLIKSLTQIKTGKINDLNLNRWKEYDDIITDSLWIIKKRDTSGSHSAGYWGNFIPQIPNQLIRRYTKKNEWVLDPFLGSGTTLIESQRLERNGVGVELIPSVAKLAQKNLDEEKRKSKTEIIVGDSSGINLKRSLSTLGIKSVQLVIMHPPYWDIIKFSEEKSDLSNCTSLNEFLESFGKVIDNVSSVLDKGRYLAVIIGDKYSDGEWIPLGFYSMQEVIKRGYVLKSTVVKNFEDTRGKMKQKELWRYRALVGGFYVFKHEYIFIFKKK; from the coding sequence ATGAGCGAAAACGATATTCTTAAAACGCTTCTTGAGCTGACAGAAAAAGATAAATTGTCTGAGATAAGAAACACTCTGGATCAGCTAAATAAAAAAATAATTGGATCTGATTCAATTCAACTTGGCGGCGGGTTTAATATAAACTCAGCCTATCTTCAAAAAGAAATTGAACAGATAATAAAAACACAAACTATTGAACGCAGCAAATATTACCTTCAGCGTTTAATCAAATCACTTACACAGATTAAAACCGGAAAGATAAATGACCTTAACCTGAACCGGTGGAAAGAATATGATGACATCATAACGGACAGCTTGTGGATAATAAAGAAACGTGATACAAGCGGTTCACACTCTGCCGGATACTGGGGAAATTTTATTCCGCAAATTCCTAATCAACTCATCAGACGTTATACGAAAAAGAACGAATGGGTTCTTGATCCTTTTCTTGGAAGCGGTACTACGTTGATTGAATCACAAAGATTGGAAAGAAACGGTGTTGGCGTAGAATTGATTCCATCGGTAGCAAAGCTTGCACAAAAAAATCTTGATGAAGAAAAGAGAAAAAGTAAGACTGAAATTATAGTTGGTGATTCATCAGGAATAAACCTGAAAAGATCTTTATCCACACTTGGAATTAAATCGGTGCAGCTTGTTATTATGCATCCGCCTTACTGGGATATTATCAAGTTCAGTGAAGAGAAAAGTGATCTTTCAAACTGTACATCTTTAAATGAATTTCTGGAAAGTTTTGGTAAGGTTATAGATAATGTTTCATCGGTGCTTGATAAGGGAAGATATTTAGCCGTTATAATCGGGGATAAGTATTCGGATGGTGAATGGATACCGTTAGGGTTTTATTCAATGCAGGAAGTTATTAAACGAGGTTATGTTTTAAAATCGACAGTTGTAAAAAATTTTGAAGACACACGCGGCAAAATGAAACAGAAAGAGTTGTGGCGTTACAGGGCGTTGGTTGGCGGGTTTTATGTTTTCAAACATGAATACATATTTATATTTAAAAAGAAGTAA
- the lhgO gene encoding L-2-hydroxyglutarate oxidase, producing the protein MVYDITVVGGGIIGTATALSILQKNKCSLLLIESENRLAYHQTGNNSGVIHSGLYYKPGSQKAINCAAGREMMYGFCREHSIPHEQCGKLVVAVTDDELPALSELERRGNANGLTGLKRLKPNEAKEIEPYINCVEALFVPQTGIVDYTVVTNKYSELIKENGGQIFLNRKFIGIKKLSDHFELQTTSEIIKSKIFVNCGGLYSDRIAKLCGINPGLKIIPFRGEYYKLKKSSEKLVRNLIYPVPDPAYPFLGVHFTRMMKGGVEAGPNAVFAFKREGYKKSDISFSDLVEMFFYPGFIKMASKHYKMGMGEFFRSYNKNAFTKALQKLIPSITKDDIVTGGAGVRAQALEPDGKLVDDFRIISEENMVHVLNAPSPAATASLSIGKTISEIILKMMN; encoded by the coding sequence ATGGTTTATGACATAACTGTTGTCGGCGGCGGAATAATCGGAACAGCTACTGCTCTTTCTATTCTGCAAAAAAATAAATGTTCTTTGCTGCTGATCGAATCCGAAAACCGGCTTGCCTATCATCAAACCGGTAATAACAGCGGTGTTATTCACTCGGGACTTTATTATAAGCCCGGTTCGCAAAAAGCAATTAACTGCGCTGCTGGTCGCGAAATGATGTATGGTTTTTGCAGAGAGCATTCGATTCCCCATGAACAATGTGGTAAACTTGTTGTCGCGGTTACAGATGACGAGCTTCCTGCGTTAAGCGAACTTGAGCGAAGAGGAAATGCAAATGGACTTACTGGTCTTAAAAGACTCAAACCAAATGAAGCAAAAGAAATCGAACCATATATAAATTGTGTTGAAGCTTTGTTTGTTCCTCAAACCGGAATAGTTGATTACACGGTTGTAACAAATAAATATTCTGAATTGATTAAAGAGAATGGCGGACAAATTTTTTTGAACAGAAAATTCATCGGGATAAAAAAGCTAAGTGATCATTTTGAACTTCAGACTACTTCAGAAATTATTAAATCAAAAATTTTTGTTAATTGTGGTGGACTTTATTCCGATAGAATTGCAAAACTTTGTGGAATAAATCCTGGTCTTAAAATTATTCCTTTCAGAGGAGAGTATTATAAACTGAAAAAATCATCTGAGAAGCTTGTGAGAAATTTAATTTATCCTGTGCCTGATCCAGCTTACCCGTTCCTTGGTGTTCATTTTACTCGAATGATGAAGGGTGGAGTTGAAGCTGGTCCTAACGCCGTCTTTGCTTTCAAAAGAGAAGGTTATAAAAAAAGTGATATTTCATTTTCAGATTTAGTTGAAATGTTTTTTTATCCCGGTTTTATTAAGATGGCATCAAAACATTATAAAATGGGGATGGGCGAATTCTTCAGATCATATAACAAAAATGCTTTTACAAAAGCTTTGCAAAAATTAATTCCTTCAATCACCAAAGATGATATTGTAACCGGCGGGGCAGGAGTAAGAGCGCAGGCACTCGAACCCGATGGCAAATTAGTTGATGACTTCAGAATTATCAGCGAAGAAAATATGGTTCACGTACTTAATGCGCCGTCACCGGCGGCTACTGCATCGTTGAGTATCGGTAAAACAATTTCAGAAATAATTTTAAAAATGATGAATTGA
- a CDS encoding YceI family protein: MKKIIGTLGIVLFVSAVVFGQGFKVKATGNQTFNFVSKDQRNQTSFFSAMPVEDIRGLAAGVEGNVSFDVKNVASTLKGKITIATASIKTGIDLRDEHMRSAGWLDAEKYPEISFTIKKVSDVKSEGDNKIKAKVSGDFTLRGVTKEVVTEATLTYLDESEKTKMRAPGDLLGIQAEFDIKLSDYGVKNDVIGNKVADNIEIDVNIVGSNAAK, encoded by the coding sequence GTGAAAAAAATTATCGGTACTCTCGGAATTGTGCTATTTGTCTCTGCCGTTGTATTCGGACAGGGATTTAAAGTAAAAGCAACCGGTAACCAGACATTCAACTTTGTATCAAAGGATCAAAGGAATCAGACGTCTTTTTTCAGCGCGATGCCGGTTGAGGATATTCGTGGCCTGGCAGCCGGAGTAGAGGGGAATGTTTCATTTGATGTTAAGAATGTCGCATCAACATTAAAGGGAAAAATCACTATTGCGACGGCATCAATAAAAACAGGAATTGATTTAAGAGATGAACATATGCGAAGCGCGGGCTGGCTTGACGCAGAGAAATATCCGGAAATATCTTTTACAATTAAAAAAGTATCTGATGTGAAAAGTGAAGGTGACAATAAAATAAAAGCCAAAGTGTCTGGTGATTTTACACTACGCGGTGTGACTAAAGAAGTTGTAACAGAGGCGACACTCACATATCTGGATGAAAGTGAAAAAACAAAAATGAGAGCACCGGGCGACCTGCTTGGCATTCAGGCTGAGTTTGACATAAAACTTTCTGACTATGGTGTGAAGAATGATGTAATAGGAAATAAAGTCGCCGACAATATTGAGATCGATGTAAATATAGTTGGATCAAATGCTGCGAAATAG